The region GCAGCCCGATCCAGCAGAAGGTCCGCCCGGGCCCACAGTCCCGCAGCGTCTCGACGGTCTGGTCCAACGACTCGGGTTCGCGCGCGCGGTGCCCGTCGACGTACACGGCGTTGTCCACGACGGACACGGGGCACCTCCGAACGATCACCAGGCCGCCGGGGGCGGACCCTTCGCGGAGGATATCTCCGCGCCCCGCTGAGCGCGGGTCCGAGCGGTCCCACCGCCGCGACCCCCGCCGACCGGCGCGGCAGGGTCGAGGAACGCGAGCAGGCACGAGGCTCGCGTGCAGGCCCCGGCGGTGGATCACCGCGGTACCGTGGCGGCGCGATGAGTACCGACCAGTCTTCCTCCGTACGGCTCACCGCCTGGGTCGAGGGCAGTGTGCAGGGCGTCGGCTTCCGCTGGTGGAGCCGCTCCCGCGCCCTCGAGCTGGGCCTCGTGGGCCAGGCCCGCAACCTCGACGACGGCCGCGTCGCCGTCGTCGCGGAGGGTCCGCGCGCCCAGTGCGACGAGCTCCTGGCCCTACTGAGGGGCGGCACGACCCCGGGCACCGTGACCGGGGTCGCCGAGCAGTGGACGGACGCGAAGAACACCTTCACGACCTTCAGCGAAGCCTGACCGGAGGGGATCGCCCGGGCGTCGCGGGCGAGCGCGCAGGGATCGACGGCCCCGGGGCCCACCTCGCGAGCACCGGCGCGGGGGAGCAGGGCGTTCCTACCGCGACCGGTACGCTCCGCCTCACCCCCGAGACCTCCCGGAGAGCCCACCCCGTGCACCTGAAGAGCCTGACGTTGAAGGGCTTCAAGTCCTTCGCCTCGGCCACGACGCTCCGCCTGGAACCGGGCATCACCTGCGTCGTGGGGCCGAACGGCTCCGGCAAGTCCAACGTGGTGGACGCCATCAGCTGGGTGCTCGGCGAGCAGGGTGCGAAGGCGCTGCGCGGCGGCAAGATGGAGGACGTGATCTTCGCCGGCACGTCCGGCCGGGCGCCGCTGGGTCGCGCCGAGGTCACCCTGACCATCGACAACTCCGACGGCGCCCTCCCGATCGACTACTCCGAGGTCTCGATCACCCGGCGGATGTTCCGGGACGGCGCCGGCGAGTACGAGATCAACGGCAGCGCGTGCCGCCTGCTCGACGTCCAGGAGCTGCTCAGCGACTCCGGGATCGGCCGGGAGATGCACGTCATCGTCGGGCAGGGCCGGCTCGACGGCGTGCTGCAGTCCAAGCCCGAGGACCGCCGCGCCTACATCGAGGAGGCGGCAGGCGTCCTCAAGCACCGCAAGCGCAAGGAGAAGGCCCTCCGCAAGCTCGACGCGATGCAGGCCAACCTCACCCGGCTCACCGACCTCACCGGCGAGCTGCGCCGCCAGCTCAAGCCGCTGGGCCGGCAGGCGGAGATCGCACGCAGAGCGCAGCAGGTGCAGTCCGAGCTGCGGGACGCCCGGATCAGGCTCGCCGCGGACGACATCGTCACGCTACGGGACTCCCTCGCCCGCGAGGAGGCGGACGAGCAGCGTGCCCGCGCCCGCCGCGCGGAGGTCGCCGAGCAGTTGGACGCCGCCCGCGAGCAGCAGTCCGGCCTGGAGGACGCCCTCGCCGCGGACGCGCCACGGCTGCAGGCCGCGCAGGACACCTGGTACAGGCTCTCCGCGCTGGCCGAGCGGCTGCGCGGAACCGTCCGGCTGGCCGAGGAACGCGCCCGGCACCTCGCGGGGGACGACGGCGAGCGGCCGCAGGGCCGGGACCCCGACGAGCTCGACGCCGAGGCGGAGCTCGTCGCGGAGCAGGAGGCGGAGTCGTCGAGGGGGTCGTCGAGGCCCGGCAGCGGCTCGCGGAGGTCCTGGAGGAGCGCGCCGAGCAGGAGCGCACGCTGCAGGCCGCCGAGCGCGCGCACCTCGCGGCGGTCCGGGCGATCGCGGATCGCAAGGCGGGACTGGCGACGCTCGCGGGCAAGGCCGAGGCGCTGCGCAGCGGTGCGGCCGCCACGGCCGAGGAGATCG is a window of Pseudonocardia sp. T1-2H DNA encoding:
- a CDS encoding acylphosphatase — its product is MSTDQSSSVRLTAWVEGSVQGVGFRWWSRSRALELGLVGQARNLDDGRVAVVAEGPRAQCDELLALLRGGTTPGTVTGVAEQWTDAKNTFTTFSEA